A genomic region of Desulfosarcina ovata subsp. ovata contains the following coding sequences:
- a CDS encoding recombination-associated protein RdgC, with amino-acid sequence MGIFSSSVSITQYFVEGKLDEPIIETISKGLKKQSIEEIDNESSDKAIGWTCFNDPFNTDFDKNPFLIGTHLVFSMRIDKKSIPAKIVQKHYTLEMKKRLESSGREFLSKTEKKEIKDHVLHLLNLRIPATPNIYDLIWNYEEGRLWFFSNLKGANEELETLFTRSFKLKLIRLFPYSMATLTSPLSDMEKDTIAQLSQTRFTE; translated from the coding sequence ATGGGAATATTTTCTTCTTCTGTTTCGATTACGCAATACTTTGTCGAGGGCAAACTCGACGAACCGATCATTGAAACCATATCCAAGGGATTAAAAAAACAGTCAATCGAGGAAATTGACAACGAATCGTCAGATAAAGCCATTGGATGGACCTGTTTTAACGATCCTTTCAATACGGATTTTGATAAAAATCCATTTTTGATCGGCACTCATTTGGTTTTTTCCATGCGTATCGATAAAAAATCGATTCCCGCAAAAATTGTTCAAAAACACTATACTCTGGAAATGAAAAAGCGGCTTGAATCCAGTGGTCGCGAGTTTTTAAGCAAAACCGAAAAAAAAGAAATCAAAGACCATGTACTCCATTTATTGAATCTGAGAATTCCTGCAACCCCGAACATTTATGATCTGATCTGGAATTACGAAGAAGGTCGCCTGTGGTTTTTTTCCAATTTGAAAGGGGCCAATGAAGAACTGGAAACCCTTTTTACCCGGTCATTCAAATTAAAACTGATCCGGCTTTTTCCATACAGCATGGCGACATTGACATCGCCGCTGTCGGATATGGAAAAAGATACCATTGCCCAACTCAGTCAAACCCGATTCACGGAGTAA
- the gyrB gene encoding DNA topoisomerase (ATP-hydrolyzing) subunit B: MNDNYDANSIDVLEGLEPVRLRPSMYIGNVDVAGLHHLVYEVVDNSIDEAMAGFCDDIRVTIHPDNSISVEDNGRGIPVDIHRTENIPAVEVVLTKLHAGGKFDNDSYKVSGGLHGVGVSVVNALSKKLEVEIYAKGKIYYQTYAQGIKTSELTAKGDTDKRGTKIHFIPDETIFNVSEFNYDILSRRLRELAFLNKGVNIFIEDERFDKNEKFFYEGGIVSFVEYLNKRHAVLHEPVFIEGYRNDVNIEVAIQYNATYKENIFSFANNINTIEGGFHLIGFKAALTRCINQYCLNGNLPKNLSAKISGDDVREGLTAIISVRIKSPQFEGQTKTKLGNSEVKGLVESLVNEKLSAFMEENPAVSRKIIEKAVDAARARDAAKRARDLARNKGALIDSTLPGKLAECQISDPALRELFLVEGDSAGGSAKQGRDRKFQAILPLKGKILNVEKARFDKILRSEEIKNIITALGTGVGKEEYNIEKIRYHKIIIMTDADVDGSHIRTLLLTFFYRQMPELVDKGYLYIAQPPLFKIGKGKSESYIKNEKELNDFILKKICEKKHIKIVETERILSDHHLFVFLGDLSEYVASMAKLEISGYHQNVVETLIKADVLDKSFLQDQEKMRLLQAKFEEEGYSTEALPWNEEDDIFELIVKTPDQNNYQQDNIVGRNLIYSSDYQKCLMLYKKIESQDIPPFEVTTIDREDTPVSVEDKFRLLQVLIEEGKKGLNIQRYKGLGEMNPEQLWQTTMHPDKRNLLKVTVEDAVESDEIFTVLMGDEVEPRRDFIQNNALEVSMLDI; encoded by the coding sequence ATGAACGACAATTACGATGCAAATAGTATTGATGTGTTGGAGGGACTTGAACCGGTTCGGTTAAGACCTTCCATGTATATTGGAAACGTCGATGTGGCGGGTCTGCACCATCTCGTCTATGAAGTGGTTGATAACAGCATTGACGAAGCCATGGCTGGATTTTGCGATGATATCCGGGTCACGATCCACCCGGACAACAGTATTAGCGTTGAAGACAATGGGCGCGGCATTCCGGTTGATATTCACCGTACGGAAAATATCCCTGCTGTCGAGGTTGTTTTAACCAAGTTGCATGCTGGGGGAAAATTTGACAATGACAGTTATAAGGTTTCCGGGGGACTTCACGGTGTGGGCGTCAGTGTGGTCAATGCCCTATCCAAAAAGCTTGAAGTCGAGATCTACGCCAAAGGAAAGATCTATTATCAGACATATGCACAGGGGATAAAAACAAGTGAACTGACCGCTAAAGGAGATACGGACAAAAGGGGCACAAAAATCCATTTTATCCCCGACGAAACCATCTTCAATGTTAGTGAGTTCAATTACGATATTCTTTCCAGACGGCTTCGGGAACTGGCCTTCCTGAATAAAGGGGTCAATATTTTTATTGAAGACGAGCGTTTCGATAAAAATGAAAAATTCTTTTACGAAGGCGGTATCGTTTCATTTGTCGAATATTTGAATAAACGTCATGCTGTTTTGCATGAACCCGTATTTATCGAAGGTTATCGAAATGATGTCAATATCGAAGTCGCAATTCAATACAATGCGACCTATAAAGAAAATATTTTTTCTTTTGCTAATAATATCAATACAATAGAAGGTGGATTTCATCTTATCGGATTCAAGGCCGCGCTGACCCGATGCATTAATCAATATTGTTTAAACGGAAATTTGCCAAAAAATCTTTCGGCCAAAATCAGTGGCGACGATGTTCGTGAAGGATTGACCGCCATCATCAGCGTAAGGATAAAATCGCCGCAGTTTGAGGGTCAAACCAAAACCAAACTGGGAAACAGCGAAGTCAAAGGTCTGGTCGAATCGCTGGTCAATGAAAAACTCAGCGCTTTCATGGAGGAAAATCCCGCTGTATCGAGAAAGATTATCGAAAAAGCAGTCGATGCCGCCAGAGCGAGGGATGCGGCAAAACGGGCGCGGGATTTGGCCAGAAACAAGGGAGCCCTGATCGATTCCACCCTTCCGGGGAAACTGGCTGAGTGCCAAATTTCCGACCCGGCTTTAAGGGAACTGTTTCTGGTCGAGGGGGATTCCGCCGGTGGTTCCGCAAAACAGGGTCGGGACAGAAAATTTCAGGCCATTTTGCCGTTGAAAGGCAAAATATTGAATGTGGAAAAGGCCCGCTTCGATAAAATTCTGCGCAGCGAAGAGATAAAGAATATTATCACTGCCTTGGGAACGGGTGTAGGAAAAGAAGAATATAATATTGAGAAAATCCGCTATCACAAGATCATTATAATGACCGATGCGGATGTTGACGGATCCCATATCCGAACCTTGTTGCTTACTTTTTTTTACCGACAAATGCCTGAATTGGTAGATAAAGGGTATTTGTACATCGCCCAACCGCCGCTTTTTAAAATAGGCAAGGGAAAGAGCGAATCCTACATAAAAAATGAAAAAGAGCTGAATGATTTCATTCTGAAAAAAATATGCGAGAAAAAACATATTAAAATTGTCGAGACCGAAAGGATCCTCTCGGATCATCATCTTTTTGTTTTCTTGGGTGATTTGAGCGAATATGTTGCCTCGATGGCCAAATTGGAAATAAGCGGGTATCATCAGAATGTTGTCGAAACGTTGATTAAAGCAGATGTCCTGGATAAATCCTTTCTTCAAGATCAGGAAAAGATGCGTCTGCTGCAGGCGAAATTTGAAGAGGAAGGCTATTCAACAGAGGCATTGCCATGGAATGAAGAAGACGATATTTTTGAATTAATTGTAAAAACGCCCGATCAGAACAACTATCAGCAGGACAATATTGTTGGAAGGAATCTGATCTATTCATCGGATTATCAAAAATGTTTGATGTTGTATAAAAAAATAGAAAGTCAGGATATTCCGCCCTTTGAAGTGACAACGATCGATCGTGAAGACACACCCGTCAGCGTGGAAGATAAATTCAGACTGCTGCAGGTTCTTATCGAAGAAGGTAAAAAAGGTCTCAATATCCAGCGGTACAAAGGCCTTGGTGAAATGAATCCGGAACAGTTATGGCAAACCACCATGCATCCCGACAAGCGTAACCTATTGAAAGTGACGGTGGAGGATGCTGTCGAATCGGATGAAATTTTTACTGTTTTAATGGGGGATGAAGTCGAACCCAGAAGAGATTTTATCCAAAATAATGCGCTGGAAGTCAGTATGTTGGATATTTAA
- a CDS encoding TIGR03960 family B12-binding radical SAM protein: MSEKTIQDILPLVQMPSRYLGNEFNRIKKSWNDTKLHIALAFPDLYEIASSHFGIQILYAILNKNREIMAERVFAPALDMEKQLRDNNIPLCSLESQIPIGEFDIIGFSLLYELNYTNMLNMLDLGGITFLAEKRRKEEPLIIGGGPCTCNPEPIADFFDAIVIGDGEEVIVKMTDAWQNWKASIDRDRSSLLESWSKIKGVYIPSFFQVDYNMDGEPILTPKKSGYLAVERVVVKDLNDTPFPDSPIIPYGKPVHDRLRVEIARGCTRGCRFCQAGMIYRPVRERDPDKIISSVKTALGKTGYEDLSLLSLSTGDYTCISSVMEKIMAFGENDNVSISLPSLRAGTLTPELMELIKRVRKTGFTIAPEAGSQRLRNVINKMITEADIFRTVDNAFLMGWRMIKLYFMIGLPTETQDDLWAIVDMVKRLKAHNKDKKFKKINVSFGTFVPKPHTPFQWESQIDLETAIGKMNWLKDQLNMKGIQVKWQDPRVSIIEGVWSRGDRKLGQVLINAWKAGCRFDGWSDYFNYDRWINVFKESGVIPTAYSFTPMNEKRILPWDHINIGVEKKYLIKERKRAFKEQRTTDCRNGDCSGCGVCDFKTIKPISFQQKESDCGKEKVEKNIHPIEQSFKYLIKFKKIGFARFLAHLEMIKIFNRSFRRAKIPVKYSAGFHPMPKISFRDTLPMGMQSENEEMLITLDLFLEPETISRRLSSELLENIEIIGCYEFSKINLTVGDDNKTYWVELKDGFFKEKDLEWFNFQQSVNIERKNKKGKILNFDLKKAVEKVELHSNKKLKIILKPIEKHIIRPTQAIKIIFNLNKEDILTALITKI; this comes from the coding sequence ATGAGCGAAAAAACGATTCAAGATATCCTGCCCCTTGTGCAAATGCCTAGCCGATATCTGGGAAATGAATTTAACCGAATAAAAAAATCTTGGAATGATACAAAATTACACATTGCATTAGCATTTCCAGACCTTTACGAAATTGCCAGTTCCCATTTCGGAATACAGATTTTGTATGCTATTTTGAATAAAAATAGAGAAATAATGGCTGAACGGGTGTTTGCGCCAGCATTGGACATGGAAAAACAGCTGCGCGACAACAATATACCATTATGTTCCCTGGAATCCCAAATACCGATTGGTGAATTTGATATTATCGGCTTCAGTCTGCTCTACGAACTCAATTACACCAACATGCTTAATATGCTTGATTTAGGTGGCATCACGTTTCTTGCCGAGAAGAGAAGGAAAGAAGAACCGTTAATTATTGGCGGCGGTCCCTGCACATGCAATCCTGAACCGATTGCAGATTTCTTTGATGCCATCGTCATTGGTGATGGTGAAGAAGTGATCGTTAAAATGACGGATGCCTGGCAAAACTGGAAAGCATCCATTGATCGGGATCGATCTTCATTACTTGAAAGTTGGTCAAAAATAAAAGGTGTATATATACCATCCTTCTTTCAGGTGGACTACAATATGGATGGCGAACCCATCCTTACCCCCAAAAAATCGGGTTATCTGGCGGTGGAACGGGTGGTTGTCAAGGATCTGAATGACACACCCTTTCCGGATTCACCGATAATTCCTTATGGTAAACCCGTCCATGATCGTCTTAGGGTCGAAATTGCCAGGGGATGCACCCGCGGATGCCGTTTCTGTCAGGCCGGAATGATTTACCGTCCGGTTCGGGAGAGGGATCCGGATAAAATAATATCATCGGTTAAAACAGCCCTTGGAAAAACAGGATACGAAGATCTATCTTTGCTATCTTTAAGTACAGGAGATTATACGTGTATTTCATCAGTCATGGAAAAAATAATGGCATTTGGGGAAAATGATAATGTATCCATCTCATTGCCATCTTTGCGAGCCGGTACGCTTACCCCGGAATTAATGGAACTTATTAAAAGAGTACGCAAAACTGGATTTACGATCGCCCCCGAAGCCGGCAGTCAGCGGTTGCGTAATGTAATCAATAAAATGATTACCGAAGCGGATATATTCAGAACGGTTGATAATGCGTTTTTGATGGGATGGCGAATGATTAAGCTGTATTTCATGATTGGGCTGCCAACAGAGACACAGGATGATCTTTGGGCGATCGTTGATATGGTAAAGCGTTTGAAGGCCCATAATAAAGATAAAAAATTTAAAAAAATAAATGTCAGTTTTGGAACTTTTGTTCCCAAACCGCATACGCCATTTCAATGGGAATCCCAAATTGATCTGGAAACAGCCATTGGAAAAATGAATTGGCTAAAAGATCAATTGAATATGAAAGGAATCCAGGTCAAATGGCAGGATCCCCGAGTGAGCATAATAGAAGGGGTTTGGTCAAGAGGGGACAGAAAACTTGGACAGGTGTTGATAAACGCGTGGAAAGCCGGCTGTCGGTTTGATGGATGGAGTGATTATTTCAATTATGACAGATGGATAAATGTTTTTAAAGAGAGTGGGGTAATACCGACAGCATACTCGTTTACGCCAATGAACGAAAAAAGAATATTACCTTGGGACCATATCAATATCGGTGTTGAAAAAAAATATTTGATTAAAGAAAGAAAACGCGCATTCAAGGAACAACGAACCACGGATTGCCGCAACGGAGATTGCAGTGGATGCGGCGTGTGTGACTTTAAAACGATTAAACCCATATCATTTCAACAAAAAGAAAGTGATTGTGGAAAGGAAAAGGTTGAAAAAAATATACATCCCATTGAACAATCATTCAAATATCTAATAAAATTTAAAAAAATCGGATTTGCTCGGTTTTTGGCGCATCTTGAAATGATAAAAATTTTCAACCGAAGTTTTCGGCGTGCAAAAATACCGGTCAAATATTCTGCCGGCTTTCACCCCATGCCAAAAATTTCTTTTCGAGATACATTGCCAATGGGAATGCAGAGCGAAAATGAAGAAATGTTGATTACGCTGGATCTATTTTTAGAACCGGAAACAATTTCTCGTCGGCTATCTTCTGAATTATTAGAAAATATTGAAATTATAGGATGTTACGAATTTTCCAAGATAAATTTAACTGTAGGCGATGACAATAAGACCTATTGGGTTGAACTTAAAGATGGTTTTTTTAAGGAAAAAGATTTAGAATGGTTTAATTTCCAACAGTCTGTAAATATTGAAAGAAAGAACAAAAAAGGAAAAATATTAAATTTTGATTTAAAAAAAGCAGTAGAGAAAGTTGAACTGCATAGCAATAAAAAATTAAAAATAATTCTCAAACCAATTGAAAAACACATTATCCGACCAACGCAAGCCATTAAAATAATATTTAATTTAAATAAAGAAGACATATTAACGGCGCTTATAACAAAAATATAA
- the asnS gene encoding asparagine--tRNA ligase, giving the protein MKRIKILQLINSEKVLDDVLIKGWIRTKRDSKNFSFIEINDGSCLKNMQVVVDENLPSYADLKKVTTGSAIAVSGDLVPSKGSGQKWEVLAKSIEIISLAPDTYPLQKKRHSDEFLRSIAHLRPRTNKYGSIFRIRSELSWAVHNYFRERGFRYIHTPIITGSDCEGAGELFRVTTLTPPFPTTPDEKIDFSTDFFGAESNLTVSGQLSAEMFALSLGDVYTFGPTFRAENSNTSRHVAEFWMIEPEMAFCDLIENMDLGEDLIKFLITFVLDNCSQDIDLFARFVDKQLISTLKNIVSSEFERIPYKKAVDILLRSNKSFTYPISHGLDLQSEHERYLAEQFFKKPIVIYDYPKTIKPFYMRMNEDDETVAAMDILVPRIGELIGGSQREERLDVLENRMDLLGLPKESYWWYLDSRRYGSAPHSGFGMGFERLLMLITGVTNIRDVVPFPRTPGNIDF; this is encoded by the coding sequence ATGAAACGAATCAAAATTCTGCAACTGATCAACTCAGAAAAGGTATTGGATGATGTCTTAATTAAAGGCTGGATTCGTACAAAACGCGATTCAAAAAATTTTTCCTTTATTGAGATAAATGATGGATCCTGCCTTAAAAACATGCAAGTCGTGGTCGATGAAAATTTACCATCCTACGCCGACCTCAAAAAGGTGACCACCGGATCTGCTATTGCCGTATCCGGTGATCTGGTACCTTCCAAAGGCAGCGGTCAAAAATGGGAAGTTTTGGCTAAATCCATCGAAATAATAAGTCTGGCACCCGATACCTACCCTTTACAAAAAAAACGGCATAGCGATGAATTCCTTCGTAGCATCGCTCATCTGAGGCCACGAACCAACAAATATGGTTCAATATTCAGAATTCGCAGCGAACTCTCCTGGGCGGTCCACAACTATTTCCGTGAAAGAGGATTTCGCTATATCCATACCCCCATCATTACCGGATCCGACTGCGAAGGCGCTGGGGAACTTTTTCGGGTAACGACATTAACACCTCCATTTCCCACCACCCCGGATGAAAAGATCGACTTTTCAACTGATTTTTTTGGTGCGGAATCAAATCTTACGGTCTCCGGGCAGTTGTCCGCCGAAATGTTTGCGCTTTCCTTGGGCGACGTCTATACTTTTGGGCCTACTTTTCGCGCTGAAAATTCAAATACCAGTCGTCATGTCGCCGAGTTCTGGATGATCGAACCAGAAATGGCCTTTTGCGATCTCATTGAAAACATGGATCTTGGTGAGGACCTGATTAAGTTTCTTATCACTTTCGTTCTCGATAATTGCTCACAAGATATCGATCTTTTTGCCCGTTTTGTTGACAAACAATTAATATCCACTCTGAAAAATATCGTTTCTTCCGAATTTGAAAGAATTCCCTATAAAAAAGCGGTAGACATATTGCTCCGATCCAATAAATCCTTTACCTACCCGATTTCCCATGGACTGGATCTTCAGTCAGAGCATGAACGCTACTTGGCCGAGCAATTTTTCAAAAAGCCGATTGTGATATACGATTACCCAAAAACGATAAAGCCGTTTTACATGCGGATGAATGAAGATGATGAGACCGTGGCCGCCATGGATATCCTCGTTCCCCGGATTGGCGAACTGATCGGCGGTAGCCAGCGCGAAGAAAGATTGGATGTCCTGGAAAACAGGATGGATCTATTGGGTCTGCCCAAAGAGAGTTACTGGTGGTACCTGGATTCAAGACGGTATGGTTCTGCCCCTCACAGTGGATTTGGAATGGGATTTGAGCGCTTACTGATGCTCATCACCGGTGTAACCAATATTAGAGATGTGGTTCCTTTTCCAAGGACACCGGGAAATATCGATTTTTAA
- a CDS encoding trypsin-like peptidase domain-containing protein has product MSKITLQINRKLFRFTLLFALLSLSFFFSPRGYANVETRENNVVKAVRKVSPAVVNINSQHEIRKNSNPFSKYGMDPRLEKFFNDFFSPELSRREKRTSLGSGVIIDGRRGYVLTNNHVVEKATKISITLNDSREFDATIVGMDQDSDLAVLKIKSDQHLPDVQMGDSDDLMIGESVIAIGNPFGFSHTVTTGVVSAVNRSIKTADRVFHEFIQTDASINPGNSGGPLLNINGELIGINTAIYAQAQGIGFAIPINRAQRIISDLINYGTVVEAWIGIAVQPIESSLSAYLNLENNYGLLISSVDTESPAEQSGLKEGDILISMDGHPLVSVSDFQIQMKSVSVGQTIAAKVSRNQKIINLEIKTESFPNEKAESFAYQHLGIIIFEMDSDIQMKYGIPPQPGVLITKMRNGSQLDRIGVKPGDIIRQIGEEEIENMENFRSAIAKYHNHSSLVILIQREGHFYHINVSLRDN; this is encoded by the coding sequence ATGTCAAAAATAACCCTACAAATCAATAGAAAATTATTCCGATTCACCTTGTTATTCGCTCTCTTATCATTATCCTTTTTTTTTTCTCCAAGAGGTTATGCCAATGTTGAGACACGCGAAAATAATGTCGTTAAGGCGGTAAGAAAGGTCAGCCCTGCGGTTGTCAATATAAACTCGCAGCATGAAATTCGCAAGAATTCCAATCCGTTTTCTAAATATGGAATGGATCCCCGCCTTGAAAAATTCTTCAATGATTTTTTTTCTCCGGAATTGTCGCGCAGAGAGAAACGGACCAGTTTGGGCTCCGGTGTCATCATCGACGGTCGCCGCGGTTATGTGTTGACCAACAATCATGTCGTCGAAAAAGCCACCAAGATCAGCATTACATTAAATGACAGCAGGGAATTTGATGCCACTATCGTGGGTATGGATCAGGATTCCGATCTTGCTGTGTTAAAAATTAAATCTGACCAGCATTTGCCGGATGTTCAGATGGGAGATTCGGATGATTTAATGATCGGCGAATCGGTGATTGCCATCGGAAACCCGTTTGGTTTTTCCCATACCGTCACTACTGGCGTTGTCAGTGCGGTCAATCGCAGTATAAAAACAGCGGATCGTGTTTTTCATGAATTTATTCAAACCGATGCTTCAATCAACCCTGGAAACAGTGGTGGCCCCCTGCTCAACATCAATGGCGAATTGATAGGCATCAACACGGCAATCTATGCACAAGCGCAAGGAATTGGATTTGCTATTCCCATCAACCGTGCCCAACGCATCATTTCCGACTTAATCAATTATGGAACGGTTGTCGAAGCGTGGATAGGAATTGCCGTTCAACCCATTGAATCGAGTCTTTCCGCATATTTGAATTTGGAAAACAACTATGGATTATTGATTTCGTCAGTAGACACAGAGAGTCCGGCAGAACAGTCAGGCCTTAAAGAAGGAGATATTTTAATATCGATGGATGGCCATCCATTGGTATCCGTATCTGATTTTCAAATACAAATGAAGTCGGTTTCGGTCGGTCAAACAATTGCGGCAAAGGTGTCAAGAAATCAGAAAATAATAAATTTAGAAATAAAAACAGAATCTTTTCCAAATGAAAAAGCCGAATCTTTCGCTTACCAGCATTTGGGGATCATCATTTTTGAAATGGATAGTGACATTCAGATGAAATATGGAATCCCACCTCAACCAGGGGTTCTGATCACCAAAATGCGCAATGGGTCTCAACTCGACCGCATTGGTGTAAAGCCGGGTGATATTATCCGCCAAATTGGTGAGGAAGAAATTGAAAATATGGAAAATTTTCGTTCTGCAATCGCAAAATACCACAATCATTCATCACTGGTCATTCTCATCCAGAGGGAAGGCCATTTTTATCATATAAATGTATCCTTAAGGGATAATTAA
- the dnaN gene encoding DNA polymerase III subunit beta — MKFTINKSQIVSVLAKIQGLAGRRSNLAITENILIRSGNEGVHLTATDLETGFEGFYGAVVDTEGAIAVSAKKLYEILREFPSDDIVINEIENRWIEIGSGKIQYHIVGMNPDDFPETPHITEVNFFPIDASVLEKMIERATIISAAGDEKRAHINGVFVERIKTEDICCFRFVSTDGSRLNSVDHQFDMSQTIDAGEGVLVPKKGLNEVAKFLDIEGDVQVGIKDSNFVVQKEAETIIIRMLEGEFPKYDDILKKGTVHLIELDKVKFSKMLKRMSILATDNYKGAVFNFDENKLVVTATNPDYGESKEEMEIEFSGDVIEAAFNPKFFLDTLSVIEDDNIILNIVDGNHPCIIEGDGDKTFTSVIMPMRI; from the coding sequence ATGAAATTCACGATCAACAAATCTCAAATTGTAAGCGTGCTGGCAAAGATTCAGGGGTTGGCCGGACGACGTAGCAATCTAGCCATTACCGAAAACATATTGATCCGTAGCGGTAATGAGGGGGTTCATCTGACGGCCACTGATCTTGAAACCGGATTTGAGGGGTTTTATGGGGCTGTGGTAGATACAGAGGGGGCTATTGCCGTCAGCGCAAAAAAACTATACGAAATTTTACGTGAATTCCCTTCAGATGACATTGTGATCAACGAAATTGAAAATCGGTGGATCGAAATCGGCAGTGGCAAAATTCAATACCACATCGTTGGAATGAATCCCGACGATTTTCCGGAAACACCGCACATTACTGAAGTCAATTTTTTTCCGATTGATGCCTCTGTTCTCGAAAAAATGATTGAACGCGCCACGATTATTTCTGCGGCCGGAGATGAAAAGCGGGCCCATATCAACGGTGTTTTCGTCGAGCGAATCAAAACCGAAGATATTTGTTGCTTCCGTTTTGTATCGACGGACGGCAGCCGGTTGAATTCAGTCGATCATCAATTTGATATGTCGCAGACCATTGATGCGGGTGAAGGGGTACTGGTGCCAAAAAAAGGACTTAATGAGGTTGCCAAATTTTTAGACATCGAAGGCGATGTTCAAGTGGGCATCAAGGATAGCAATTTCGTTGTCCAAAAAGAGGCTGAGACAATTATTATCCGTATGCTTGAAGGAGAGTTTCCCAAATACGATGACATTCTGAAAAAGGGAACGGTCCACCTGATTGAGTTGGATAAAGTAAAATTTTCCAAGATGCTGAAACGAATGTCCATCCTGGCCACGGATAATTATAAAGGCGCCGTATTCAACTTTGATGAAAATAAACTGGTGGTCACTGCCACCAATCCGGACTATGGTGAGTCCAAGGAAGAAATGGAAATTGAGTTTTCCGGCGACGTTATTGAAGCCGCGTTTAACCCGAAATTTTTTCTGGATACATTGAGTGTTATTGAGGATGACAATATCATTCTCAATATTGTAGACGGCAACCACCCCTGCATTATCGAAGGCGACGGGGACAAAACTTTTACCAGCGTCATCATGCCAATGAGAATTTAA